The Achromobacter spanius genome includes the window CCGTCAGCCCGATCTTGAACATGATGTTTATCCTTTCTTGCCGGACTTTCGTCCTGGTGCACCTAGTGCATTAACTGCCACAGGCCCGCATCGCCGCCCAGCAGCAACATCACGATACCGGCCAGGGCCAGGTAGGGTCCGAAGGGCAAGGGCTGCCCTCGGCTCGCGCGCCCGCTCAGGGTCAGCGCGCCGCCGATCGCCACGCCCACCAACGACGCCGCCAGCAACAACATCGGCAGTGACTCGGCGCCAAACCACGCGCCCAATGCCGCCAGCAGTTTGAAGTCGCCATAGCCCATGCCTTCGCGCCCGGTCAGCAAGCGGAACAGATGAAAGATCAGCCACAGGAAAACATAACCGGCCACGGCCCCGATCACCGCCATGGGCAGCGTGGTGAACGTGCCGAACAGGTTGACCAACAGACCCGCCCACACCAAGGGCTGGGTCAGCACATCCGGCAGCAGCGTGGTCTCAAAATCAATCCAGGCCAAGGCGATCAGCATGGTCGACAGGCCCATGGCGAACAAGGCTACCGGCGTTGCGCCATAACGCCACGCACAGGCGGCGAACAAGGCGCAGGTCAGCAATTCAATCGCGGGGTAACGCCAGGCGATCACCGCGTTGCAGGCGGCGCAGCGTCCACGCAGCAGCAACCAACCCAGCACGGGCAGCCGGCGCCAGCCGCGTACCGGTGCGTTGCACGCCGGGCAGTGCGATGCAGGGCGGAACAGGCCATCGGGGCTGTCCGGCCGCGCGCGGCCCACCGCATCCAGGCACTGCGCCTGCCATTCGCGTTCCATCATGCGGGGCAGTCGGTAGGTCAGCACCGTGAGCCAGCCACCGATGAACAGCCCGGCCAGCGCGGCCAGGCCAATAAACATGCCCAAGGGAAAATCGAATGCCTGCCACACCACGTTCATGCAGCCGCCTGACTCACGCGCGCGCCCGATTCCGCGCCCCATCTGTCGGCCAGAAGGCAAAAGGCGAAACACCGGCCGTGTCGTTTATTGTTCATAAAGTGCTGGCTACACCCAAGAGTGGCTAAGGGAACGTATCGAATCTTCGCATAAGTGCGTAAAATCGGAGACAGACTCAATTCACGGATAAGCTGCCATGACCGCCCGCGTCGACATCGTTTCCCGATCCCGCAAACTCAGCGTCATGGGGCTGCTGCTGGCCGGAACCGCCCTAGGCGCGGCAGGCTGCGCCCAACAAAAAACCGAAGGCTATTACGACCCCCCGGTTGAAAGCACGGTGACCGATGCCCAATACCAGGGTTCGGGCGCCGGCTACCGCAGCGTCATCCGCGCGCCGTCGCAAGTGCAAATCGCACTCAAGCCCGATGCCCGCAAGCCGCAGAACCAAGCCGCGCAAGCCTCGGCGGAAACCCCCACCACCGAAGACGGCCAGGCCGTGCCGGAAGGCGCCAGCGACGCAGGCGGCGCTTCTGCCCCCGCCCCGGCCGCGGCCCCCAATGCCGCGTCGCAAAGCCTGGTGCCGCAGCCGCAAACCTATATGGGCACCCTGCCGTGTTTCTCGCCCGCCATGCAGTGCACGGCGCAGCGCGTCACGCTGACGTTGGCCCCCAACGGCCGTTGGCGCGGCCGCACGGCCTACCTTGAAGACGACCCAAAAAAGGGCCCCGCCGTCACCGAGCAAGGCTGCTGGGACGCGACCGACGAACGCCCGCCGCGCGTCATCCTGATGGATGCCAACGGCAACGTCCGTGTTGAATTCGTGGTGGCCGCCAACAATGTGCTGCGTGTGCGTTCCATTGGCGGCCAAACGCCCAACCTGAACTACAACCTGACCCG containing:
- a CDS encoding prepilin peptidase, whose product is MNVVWQAFDFPLGMFIGLAALAGLFIGGWLTVLTYRLPRMMEREWQAQCLDAVGRARPDSPDGLFRPASHCPACNAPVRGWRRLPVLGWLLLRGRCAACNAVIAWRYPAIELLTCALFAACAWRYGATPVALFAMGLSTMLIALAWIDFETTLLPDVLTQPLVWAGLLVNLFGTFTTLPMAVIGAVAGYVFLWLIFHLFRLLTGREGMGYGDFKLLAALGAWFGAESLPMLLLAASLVGVAIGGALTLSGRASRGQPLPFGPYLALAGIVMLLLGGDAGLWQLMH
- a CDS encoding copper resistance protein NlpE N-terminal domain-containing protein → MTARVDIVSRSRKLSVMGLLLAGTALGAAGCAQQKTEGYYDPPVESTVTDAQYQGSGAGYRSVIRAPSQVQIALKPDARKPQNQAAQASAETPTTEDGQAVPEGASDAGGASAPAPAAAPNAASQSLVPQPQTYMGTLPCFSPAMQCTAQRVTLTLAPNGRWRGRTAYLEDDPKKGPAVTEQGCWDATDERPPRVILMDANGNVRVEFVVAANNVLRVRSIGGQTPNLNYNLTRQPDLDPIDELAKAAAPKCP